A genomic segment from Bdellovibrio sp. ArHS encodes:
- a CDS encoding NAD(P)H-hydrate dehydratase: MKKSTARAYILKKHGAQKLLPKISTSDNKATRGRSLILAGSADYPGAGVLAAKAALRAGSGYVILAQKNIAVSSLENPDFLLCDLNKKSWDQLSFDAILVGPGFGVNAFTAQVIQELKRKKYEKVILDADALTVCANENLFPLPASWIVTPHVGELARCLKISAEAINADRSAAVKKAQQLFQCVVILKGDHTLIANARRIYTNKTGNAALAKAGTGDVLAGILTALRAQGLTATQAAVLGVYIHGATANLWASRKKDLLSMMASDVIEYIPSVFRILRGK; this comes from the coding sequence ATGAAAAAATCTACTGCGCGGGCATATATTCTTAAGAAACACGGAGCTCAGAAACTTTTACCAAAGATCTCAACTTCTGATAACAAGGCCACTCGCGGGCGCAGTCTGATCTTGGCAGGAAGTGCCGACTATCCTGGCGCCGGTGTTCTGGCCGCCAAGGCCGCTTTACGCGCAGGCAGCGGTTACGTCATCTTGGCGCAAAAAAATATCGCGGTGTCATCTTTGGAAAATCCCGATTTTCTTTTGTGCGATCTTAATAAAAAATCCTGGGACCAATTGAGCTTCGATGCGATTTTGGTCGGTCCGGGATTTGGGGTGAATGCTTTTACCGCTCAAGTAATTCAAGAGCTAAAAAGAAAGAAATATGAAAAAGTTATTCTGGATGCAGACGCCCTGACTGTATGTGCGAATGAAAATCTGTTTCCCTTGCCAGCCTCCTGGATTGTCACACCTCATGTGGGTGAACTGGCACGCTGCCTGAAGATCAGTGCGGAGGCGATCAATGCAGATCGCTCTGCGGCCGTTAAAAAAGCCCAACAGCTTTTTCAATGTGTCGTCATCTTAAAGGGAGATCATACTTTGATTGCGAACGCCCGCCGAATTTACACCAATAAAACTGGCAATGCGGCTTTAGCCAAAGCCGGTACGGGGGATGTTCTTGCGGGGATCTTAACGGCCTTGCGCGCTCAGGGTCTGACCGCCACCCAGGCGGCCGTGCTCGGTGTTTATATTCACGGCGCGACAGCCAATCTTTGGGCTTCGCGCAAAAAAGACCTACTTTCTATGATGGCCTCGGATGTAATCGAATATATCCCATCTGTGTTCAGGATTCTTCGGGGTAAATGA
- a CDS encoding CoA pyrophosphatase: protein MKDILYSLFQTQTPVDLESKLTRHACVAAILRGPSYEQLEIAFIQRAFHPEDRWAGHIAFPGGIRETYDKTDLDAALRETKEEVGVDLNANELLGRLDDVQARKSGTMLDFYIRPFVFYTNRDFALTLDASEVADFFWIPVKEIQNPQRQTHYKTRRENGLDHHLPAVYLDRDPPLWGLTYMMVIDLLNRLRSLGPHN from the coding sequence TTGAAAGACATACTCTACTCCCTTTTCCAAACTCAGACTCCCGTGGATCTTGAGTCCAAATTAACTCGACACGCATGCGTTGCGGCGATTTTACGCGGCCCTTCTTATGAGCAGTTAGAAATTGCCTTTATCCAAAGGGCTTTTCATCCCGAAGATCGCTGGGCAGGACATATCGCCTTCCCCGGCGGCATTCGCGAAACTTATGACAAAACAGATTTAGATGCGGCTTTGCGTGAAACCAAAGAAGAAGTGGGTGTCGACCTGAATGCAAACGAACTATTAGGGCGCCTTGATGACGTTCAAGCGCGAAAATCCGGCACCATGCTGGATTTCTACATTCGTCCTTTCGTCTTTTATACGAATCGGGACTTTGCGCTGACTTTGGATGCTTCGGAAGTGGCCGACTTTTTCTGGATACCCGTTAAAGAAATTCAGAATCCGCAAAGACAAACCCACTATAAGACCAGACGTGAAAATGGATTGGATCATCATTTACCCGCGGTTTATTTGGATCGAGACCCTCCCCTCTGGGGGCTGACCTACATGATGGTGATCGACCTTTTGAATCGCTTGCGCAGCTTAGGTCCGCACAACTAG
- a CDS encoding PepSY domain-containing protein: protein MKALLAMVVLLAGSISFAAPECTKEAKDKWMPEAKMKEMILSQGYKIKVFKVAGNCYEIYGWDKAGAKVEIYFNPVDGSIVKENKK from the coding sequence ATGAAAGCTCTATTAGCAATGGTCGTATTGTTGGCGGGTTCCATTTCTTTTGCCGCACCGGAGTGCACAAAAGAAGCAAAAGACAAATGGATGCCAGAAGCCAAAATGAAAGAAATGATTTTGTCTCAGGGCTACAAAATTAAAGTTTTTAAAGTTGCGGGTAACTGCTACGAAATCTACGGTTGGGATAAAGCGGGTGCGAAAGTTGAAATCTATTTCAACCCGGTTGATGGTTCTATCGTTAAAGAAAACAAAAAGTAG
- a CDS encoding cytochrome b/b6 domain-containing protein: MNSGEKRVYVWDLFVRVFHWTLVLCIFLNYFITEEGDTVHEVIGYVAAGFVTARIIWGFIGSPHVRFKNWLVGPVAVFHYLRDYKNRKAYLSHNPIAGWVMLFLMSCVIGLGITGFMMGTDAYFGEEWVEQLHEIIANVMMAGVAMHVAGVLLASYHEKQNLVASMVHGYKKQD; encoded by the coding sequence ATGAACAGCGGCGAAAAAAGAGTCTATGTTTGGGATCTTTTTGTGCGAGTTTTTCATTGGACTCTGGTCCTTTGTATTTTCTTGAATTACTTCATCACTGAAGAAGGGGACACAGTGCATGAAGTGATTGGCTATGTTGCCGCCGGCTTTGTCACAGCCCGCATTATTTGGGGATTTATTGGTAGTCCACACGTAAGGTTTAAAAATTGGCTTGTTGGACCCGTTGCGGTTTTTCATTACCTTCGCGACTACAAAAATAGAAAAGCCTATTTGAGTCACAATCCCATAGCCGGATGGGTGATGTTGTTTCTGATGTCTTGTGTGATCGGCCTGGGGATTACTGGATTCATGATGGGAACTGATGCTTATTTTGGCGAAGAGTGGGTCGAGCAGCTGCATGAAATTATCGCCAACGTCATGATGGCCGGAGTGGCGATGCATGTCGCTGGCGTTCTTTTAGCCAGCTACCACGAGAAGCAGAATCTCGTGGCCAGCATGGTGCATGGTTATAAAAAACAGGATTAA
- a CDS encoding hemolysin III family protein, giving the protein MYHGERFNSITHLVGAALSVAGTSVLVTLASIHGDVWKIVGTSVYGGMLVFLYTISTLYHSMQGRTKKVLQKLDHIAIYLLIAGTYTPFTLITLRGPWGWWLFGINWTLAALGILYELTLAHRTRTPSMIIYVVMGWLIVVALEPLTAALSTSAMVWLTLGGLLYTGGIVFFLFDEKVKHFHGIWHLFVLAGSACQYFCILFYLI; this is encoded by the coding sequence ATCTATCACGGCGAACGTTTCAACAGTATCACACACCTTGTAGGTGCCGCCTTATCAGTGGCGGGCACTTCTGTGCTTGTCACCTTGGCAAGCATTCATGGTGACGTGTGGAAAATCGTTGGCACAAGTGTGTATGGCGGCATGTTGGTTTTTCTTTATACGATCTCGACGCTTTACCACAGCATGCAAGGCCGCACGAAAAAAGTTCTTCAGAAGCTGGATCATATCGCCATCTACTTGTTGATTGCGGGAACATACACTCCCTTCACACTTATCACATTGCGAGGCCCTTGGGGCTGGTGGCTCTTTGGCATCAATTGGACGCTGGCCGCTCTAGGCATTCTTTACGAACTCACGCTCGCTCATCGAACTCGAACGCCATCGATGATTATTTATGTCGTGATGGGTTGGCTGATCGTCGTCGCACTCGAACCTTTGACGGCGGCTCTATCAACATCAGCGATGGTGTGGTTGACCTTGGGAGGCTTGCTGTACACAGGAGGCATTGTCTTTTTTCTTTTCGATGAAAAGGTGAAGCACTTCCATGGCATTTGGCATCTCTTTGTTCTTGCTGGAAGTGCTTGTCAATATTTCTGCATTCTTTTTTATCTAATTTAA
- a CDS encoding tetracycline resistance MFS efflux pump, translated as MTKSKAGLLFIFITVTLDMIGVGLVIPSLPDIMRRFVSSETSVSEYFGYFISLYALMQFVASPLLGALSDRFGRRSVLLVSLFVAGIDYILMAYAPTLEILFVGRVLAGLTGANITVAMAYIADVSDDSNRSANFGMIGAAFGLGFIIGPAIGGLLGHYGAHYPFLVAAGMNLLNFLFGLFILPESLPQEMRRKLVLQKTNPLSSLSKIFQAKHLLALLIVYFCFQLAGQTHPSIWTLYTETRFGWTTSEVGLSLALVGVLSAISQGWLTRLLIPKIGERRTVVWGTVGFGVACLFYGIATQGWMMYAILIASSVFWVCGPALQSLVTHNTPPQEQGELQGTLVSLTSLAAIINPLVTTKLFSIFTADKTGIYIPGAPYFFAAAVCLVAWIVLLKDKQPT; from the coding sequence ATGACGAAATCGAAAGCAGGCCTCCTCTTTATTTTTATTACCGTGACTTTGGACATGATCGGCGTGGGGCTAGTGATCCCCTCTCTTCCCGATATTATGAGACGCTTCGTTTCCAGTGAAACTTCAGTCTCTGAGTATTTCGGTTACTTTATCTCTCTTTATGCTCTGATGCAGTTTGTGGCGTCGCCTCTTTTGGGGGCTCTGTCCGATCGCTTCGGTCGTCGCTCTGTTCTTCTGGTTTCACTATTTGTCGCGGGTATTGACTATATTTTAATGGCGTATGCTCCGACCCTTGAAATTTTATTTGTCGGGCGCGTCCTGGCCGGACTGACCGGCGCCAATATCACCGTGGCCATGGCCTATATCGCGGACGTCAGTGATGACTCTAATCGCTCTGCCAACTTCGGCATGATCGGTGCGGCATTTGGTTTGGGTTTTATTATCGGCCCGGCAATCGGCGGACTCTTGGGCCACTATGGGGCGCATTATCCCTTCTTGGTCGCGGCGGGAATGAATCTTCTGAACTTCCTCTTCGGTCTTTTCATTTTGCCAGAATCCTTACCCCAAGAAATGCGACGTAAGCTGGTGCTGCAAAAAACCAATCCTCTCAGTTCGCTTTCCAAAATCTTTCAAGCCAAACATTTGTTGGCCCTGTTGATTGTCTACTTTTGCTTTCAACTGGCCGGTCAAACACATCCGTCCATTTGGACCTTGTACACGGAAACGCGCTTTGGCTGGACCACCTCTGAGGTCGGATTGTCATTGGCGCTGGTGGGAGTTCTTTCCGCCATTTCGCAAGGCTGGCTGACTCGCCTGCTTATTCCTAAAATAGGAGAGCGCCGCACCGTCGTCTGGGGAACAGTGGGTTTTGGTGTGGCCTGTCTCTTTTATGGAATCGCGACGCAAGGCTGGATGATGTATGCAATTTTGATTGCCTCGTCTGTTTTCTGGGTCTGCGGCCCAGCCCTGCAATCCTTGGTGACCCATAATACACCCCCACAGGAGCAAGGCGAGCTGCAAGGCACATTGGTTAGTTTGACCAGTCTTGCCGCGATCATCAATCCTCTTGTAACCACAAAACTTTTTTCAATCTTTACGGCCGATAAAACAGGAATCTATATTCCTGGCGCCCCGTACTTTTTCGCGGCCGCGGTGTGTTTGGTTGCGTGGATCGTGCTTCTTAAGGACAAACAACCGACTTAA
- a CDS encoding RNA-binding protein: MGKKLYVGNLSYSLDDQSLGDIFAQFGTVESARIITDRETGRSKGFGFVEMASDEDAQTAIEKLNGSEQGGRNMNVSEAKPMAPRENRGGGFGGGRGNSRGGGFGGGDRGGRSRY, translated from the coding sequence ATGGGCAAAAAATTGTACGTCGGAAATCTTTCTTATTCACTAGATGATCAATCATTGGGCGACATCTTCGCGCAATTCGGAACAGTTGAATCTGCTCGCATCATCACTGATCGCGAAACAGGTCGCAGCAAAGGTTTCGGTTTTGTTGAAATGGCTTCTGACGAAGACGCTCAAACAGCAATCGAAAAATTGAACGGTTCTGAACAAGGTGGCCGTAACATGAACGTAAGCGAAGCTAAACCAATGGCTCCTCGTGAAAATCGTGGTGGCGGTTTCGGTGGCGGTCGCGGTAACTCTCGCGGCGGCGGCTTCGGCGGCGGCGATCGCGGTGGTCGTTCTCGTTACTAA
- a CDS encoding TetR/AcrR family transcriptional regulator — MARPKDFARREEILKATLKVFRKHGAWDLSLNEVARQLHTTTRMLVHHFGTKENLINECKRRLEPRLHKDLSSAPPLKNWKALVCQAWHSSLQNSNKDDRRLSLISTLQNPRKAPQARENEQIIDSLRELLPSRMKKFAEDVFIYALGLDLYVLGGGSLDRALLNLKTYLKNLENKAA; from the coding sequence ATGGCAAGACCGAAGGATTTCGCAAGACGCGAAGAAATTCTCAAGGCAACTCTGAAGGTGTTTCGCAAACACGGCGCCTGGGACTTATCACTGAACGAAGTGGCCCGCCAACTTCACACCACAACTCGCATGCTGGTCCATCACTTCGGCACAAAAGAAAATTTGATTAATGAATGTAAAAGGCGACTCGAACCACGGTTGCACAAAGATCTTTCCAGCGCCCCTCCCCTAAAAAACTGGAAAGCTTTAGTGTGTCAGGCGTGGCATTCCTCTTTGCAAAACTCAAATAAGGACGATCGTCGCTTGAGTTTGATTTCCACTTTGCAGAATCCCCGCAAGGCGCCTCAGGCGCGTGAAAATGAACAGATCATCGACTCCCTCCGCGAACTTCTCCCCTCCCGCATGAAGAAGTTCGCGGAGGATGTATTTATCTATGCCCTGGGGTTGGACCTGTATGTCCTGGGTGGGGGCAGCCTGGATAGGGCCCTTTTGAACCTAAAAACCTACCTCAAGAACCTTGAAAATAAGGCCGCATAG
- a CDS encoding HutD family protein, whose translation MKMLRKADYKIMPWKNGMGETSQIDIYPESANFPDGDFLWRLSSAKVAASAPFSKFENCDRLLAVWKGKGLKLNEHALPPLTPYKFSGDSEMQGVLQDGEVLDLGIVYRRGKVSVDMTSQEFTKEVTAITLESGIHYFFCASGSMAVGQNLLEEGDTVRVDGAQTVKLSGKVGTPYFHIVVRPH comes from the coding sequence ATGAAAATGTTAAGAAAAGCGGACTATAAAATCATGCCTTGGAAAAACGGGATGGGAGAAACTTCTCAGATTGATATTTATCCTGAGTCAGCAAATTTTCCCGACGGAGATTTTTTGTGGCGTCTGAGTTCCGCCAAGGTCGCGGCTTCGGCGCCGTTCTCGAAGTTCGAAAATTGTGACCGTTTGTTGGCGGTCTGGAAGGGGAAAGGCCTGAAGTTGAATGAACACGCATTGCCTCCTTTGACGCCGTATAAGTTTTCCGGTGATTCCGAAATGCAGGGTGTTCTGCAAGATGGCGAGGTGCTGGATTTGGGGATTGTCTATCGTCGCGGCAAGGTTTCGGTCGATATGACCTCGCAGGAATTCACGAAAGAGGTGACGGCGATCACCTTGGAGTCGGGGATTCACTATTTCTTCTGCGCTTCTGGCAGTATGGCGGTGGGCCAAAATCTTTTGGAGGAAGGTGATACTGTGCGGGTGGATGGCGCACAGACGGTGAAGCTTTCGGGGAAGGTGGGCACTCCGTATTTTCATATTGTGGTAAGGCCACACTGA
- a CDS encoding aminotransferase class I/II-fold pyridoxal phosphate-dependent enzyme — translation MKKPSKKTTSPRTQAIHGEFQSSSWEFSHHLIPPMTASTTFRLESLSRGAEGFSTFGAQTESGKPIWIYDRLEEPTTKMLEDQLALLEKGECAVTFGSGMGAIASTFMSLLKSGERIVAHKTLYGCTYSLITNWLPRLGIENSLLDINDSGALTKLLADKKTRVVYFETVSNPILEIADLERIVGLVKAANKKRNKDEQIYTVVDNTFATPWALRPLEWGIDFVIQSLTKNISGFGTEMGGAVIAPKSFESMLRVARKDFGAIIHPYSAWHILVYGISTQAIRFEQQQATAMKIAQFLEKHPKVASVTYPGLKSHPQYKLAKKYLKSPEAQFAPGTMISFQLKGDMKKCQKFVDDIAKNSYAITLAVSLGLTKTLIEVPGFMTHSAIPNEKRGESGIDPRSIRLSIGLENAQDIINDLTEALKRI, via the coding sequence ATGAAAAAGCCCAGCAAAAAGACCACGTCTCCGCGAACCCAAGCGATTCACGGTGAATTTCAATCCAGTTCGTGGGAATTTTCTCACCATTTGATTCCGCCGATGACGGCATCGACGACTTTCCGCTTGGAATCTCTTTCGCGCGGAGCCGAGGGATTCAGTACCTTTGGTGCGCAAACGGAATCTGGGAAACCCATCTGGATCTATGATCGTTTGGAAGAGCCAACCACGAAGATGCTGGAAGACCAACTGGCGCTTTTGGAAAAAGGGGAATGCGCGGTTACATTCGGAAGCGGCATGGGCGCGATTGCTTCGACCTTCATGTCTTTACTGAAAAGTGGTGAGCGCATTGTTGCCCATAAAACCTTATACGGGTGTACCTACAGTCTCATCACGAATTGGTTGCCGCGATTGGGGATTGAAAACTCTTTGTTGGATATCAATGATTCAGGCGCTTTGACAAAATTGTTGGCGGATAAAAAAACGCGGGTCGTCTATTTTGAAACCGTGTCCAATCCTATTCTGGAAATTGCGGACCTGGAAAGAATCGTCGGTCTGGTGAAGGCCGCGAACAAGAAAAGAAATAAGGACGAGCAGATTTACACCGTTGTCGACAACACCTTCGCAACCCCCTGGGCGTTGCGTCCTTTAGAGTGGGGTATTGATTTCGTTATTCAAAGTTTGACGAAGAATATTTCCGGCTTCGGTACGGAAATGGGCGGCGCTGTGATTGCTCCCAAATCCTTTGAAAGTATGTTGCGGGTAGCGCGCAAAGATTTCGGTGCGATCATTCATCCCTATTCCGCGTGGCATATTCTGGTTTACGGCATCTCGACTCAAGCCATTCGTTTTGAACAGCAACAGGCCACGGCAATGAAGATTGCCCAATTTCTAGAGAAGCATCCCAAAGTGGCTAGCGTGACCTATCCGGGACTTAAAAGCCATCCGCAGTATAAGCTGGCCAAAAAATATCTGAAATCACCGGAGGCGCAATTCGCACCGGGAACGATGATTTCCTTTCAACTGAAAGGTGATATGAAAAAGTGCCAGAAGTTCGTGGATGATATCGCGAAGAACTCTTATGCCATCACGCTGGCCGTGAGCCTGGGCCTGACGAAGACATTGATTGAAGTTCCCGGCTTTATGACCCATTCGGCTATTCCGAATGAAAAACGTGGGGAAAGCGGTATTGATCCCCGCTCTATTCGTTTAAGCATTGGTTTAGAGAACGCGCAGGATATTATTAACGATCTGACCGAGGCGCTTAAAAGGATTTAA
- a CDS encoding 3D domain-containing protein, with amino-acid sequence MKKQSGFENKKRSGLKTTAQIFALGAVIIAANASNAQLCARNIATTTTYFVPHIKDYCSTPTPCAAFKKEVRMQGSGTLSGGRILTYTGKIVKMDNCDTAIGASGKCLIPFISVAADPRHYSMGDIIQMPSLKGKIITLPNGKTMRHPGYFIVHDTGGAIRGSNRFDIFTGGFEMNNDHNAFGTLGSPDMQMVDARDCASRKQFEVVRRSAPNYENALVAIEDAVSEAVEQSKVMYASVEPTAVRAGIQ; translated from the coding sequence ATGAAAAAACAGAGCGGGTTTGAAAATAAAAAAAGAAGTGGTCTAAAAACGACGGCGCAGATTTTTGCTTTAGGCGCCGTAATCATCGCTGCCAACGCCAGCAATGCGCAGTTGTGTGCACGTAATATCGCGACAACGACGACCTACTTCGTTCCGCACATCAAAGACTATTGTTCAACGCCAACTCCTTGCGCGGCTTTTAAAAAAGAAGTGCGCATGCAGGGCTCGGGAACTTTGTCAGGTGGACGTATCCTGACTTATACGGGTAAGATCGTAAAAATGGATAATTGTGACACAGCCATTGGCGCCAGCGGCAAATGTTTGATTCCATTTATTTCCGTTGCAGCAGACCCACGCCACTATAGCATGGGCGACATCATTCAAATGCCTTCACTGAAAGGGAAAATTATCACCCTTCCCAACGGTAAAACCATGCGACACCCCGGTTATTTCATTGTTCACGATACCGGCGGGGCCATTCGCGGTTCGAACCGTTTCGATATTTTCACAGGTGGCTTTGAAATGAATAATGACCACAACGCCTTTGGAACTTTAGGCAGTCCGGATATGCAAATGGTTGATGCCCGCGACTGTGCCAGTCGAAAGCAGTTCGAGGTTGTTCGCCGAAGTGCGCCTAATTACGAAAATGCGCTCGTTGCCATTGAAGATGCCGTCAGCGAGGCTGTCGAACAAAGCAAAGTGATGTATGCTTCCGTTGAACCCACCGCAGTCCGTGCAGGAATACAATAA
- a CDS encoding PilZ domain-containing protein, which yields MSRAVRFQPDPLDHALIDYLDEDTFDPTAVGIILNESFTGCALVVKASPDLVQNQTIKVKVGRLDPMSARVVWIEPLDTTLMKIGIEFLENL from the coding sequence ATGAGCCGAGCCGTACGTTTTCAACCAGATCCATTAGATCATGCTCTTATCGACTACTTAGACGAAGATACTTTCGATCCGACGGCGGTGGGAATTATTTTGAACGAGTCCTTCACCGGATGTGCCTTGGTGGTAAAGGCAAGTCCCGATCTGGTTCAAAATCAGACTATCAAAGTGAAAGTGGGGCGCCTGGATCCGATGTCGGCACGCGTAGTGTGGATCGAGCCCTTGGACACAACCTTGATGAAAATCGGCATTGAGTTTTTAGAAAATCTTTAA
- a CDS encoding DUF2914 domain-containing protein, whose translation MTAFKERLYKLYQDHEVKIDSAFFLGGFFFDLFTLAEIDNLFGISQQIVYLLVLGAILRWDFLATQNLLQVPKRLEKIWDYRQLVVHFLLGSLLSVYSLFFIKSASLFSSLIFIVLLLAVMVANELQRIRKGDISLKVALFVICVFSFFSMTVPVLLGFVGVVPFLLSLTLTGLFMYGFFVSLRAQVTNQDYLQKRLLLPSGSIIALFLVFYFLGWIPPVPLSIQSIGVYHRVEKAEGQYVASYETPSWKFWHHGDQNFVAEPGDTVFIFAQIFSPARFSDSVILHWYFLDPQAGWQTTDKIPMSITGGRKTGYRGFSSKQNYSEGRWRVSVETTDGREIGRIYFNVTKVAENNPKRIFFKEVF comes from the coding sequence ATGACAGCATTCAAAGAGCGTCTTTATAAGCTGTATCAGGATCACGAAGTCAAAATCGACAGCGCCTTCTTTCTGGGCGGTTTCTTTTTTGATCTTTTCACTTTGGCTGAGATCGACAACCTTTTTGGAATCAGTCAGCAGATTGTGTATCTGCTGGTTCTAGGTGCTATTTTACGCTGGGATTTTTTAGCGACGCAAAATCTGCTGCAAGTTCCAAAGCGCCTAGAGAAAATCTGGGATTATCGTCAACTGGTGGTTCACTTCCTGTTAGGAAGTCTTTTAAGCGTTTACTCACTCTTCTTTATCAAAAGTGCCTCTTTATTTTCATCCCTGATCTTTATCGTTCTGTTGTTAGCCGTGATGGTCGCCAATGAACTGCAGCGCATTCGTAAAGGGGATATTTCTCTGAAAGTCGCCCTTTTTGTTATCTGTGTTTTTTCCTTCTTTTCCATGACGGTCCCGGTTCTTTTAGGCTTCGTCGGGGTCGTACCCTTTTTACTTTCGCTTACGCTGACCGGACTTTTTATGTACGGCTTTTTTGTTTCCTTAAGAGCGCAAGTCACGAACCAAGACTATCTGCAAAAACGCCTGTTGCTTCCCAGCGGAAGCATCATCGCCTTGTTTCTGGTTTTTTATTTCCTGGGCTGGATTCCGCCGGTGCCTTTATCCATTCAAAGTATCGGTGTTTATCATCGTGTGGAAAAAGCCGAAGGTCAGTATGTGGCTTCCTATGAGACCCCGTCCTGGAAGTTCTGGCATCACGGCGATCAAAATTTCGTTGCTGAACCCGGTGATACCGTCTTCATCTTTGCACAGATATTTTCACCCGCTCGTTTCAGCGACTCCGTGATTCTGCACTGGTATTTCCTGGACCCTCAAGCCGGATGGCAAACGACGGACAAAATTCCCATGAGCATTACGGGAGGTCGAAAAACGGGCTACCGAGGATTTTCCTCAAAACAGAATTATTCAGAAGGTCGATGGCGCGTCAGTGTCGAAACCACCGACGGCCGAGAGATCGGGCGGATTTATTTCAACGTCACCAAAGTCGCTGAAAACAATCCAAAGCGAATTTTCTTTAAGGAAGTCTTTTAA
- the tsaA gene encoding tRNA (N6-threonylcarbamoyladenosine(37)-N6)-methyltransferase TrmO, which translates to MKKHGEAFEFAAIGHVRTPFKDKFGVPRQPGLAAEAKGVIKLLPDPDLKTALKSLDEFSHLWIVFVFHEHGGKNWKPSIRPPRLGGNRKVGVLASRSPHRPNPIGLSAVSIEKIDLEAAGGPEIHVGSVDLIDGTPVLDIKPYIPYADSIPDANAGWASEPIPRFAVHFTSEAEAEIEKRDPNGEKNLRSLIVSILELDPRPAFQKRQNPVSDRETWGRRYGFYVLEHDVKYEIQDGHFLVYNLE; encoded by the coding sequence ATGAAAAAACACGGCGAGGCTTTCGAATTCGCAGCTATTGGTCACGTCAGGACTCCGTTCAAAGACAAGTTCGGAGTTCCTCGTCAGCCGGGCCTGGCTGCGGAAGCCAAAGGGGTCATCAAACTTCTTCCTGATCCCGATTTAAAAACCGCACTCAAAAGTCTAGATGAATTCAGTCATCTTTGGATCGTTTTTGTTTTTCATGAACATGGTGGAAAAAATTGGAAGCCCAGCATTCGCCCTCCGCGACTGGGAGGCAATCGCAAGGTGGGTGTCTTGGCATCACGTTCGCCTCACCGTCCGAATCCAATTGGGCTGTCAGCGGTCAGCATCGAAAAAATTGATTTAGAGGCTGCAGGCGGTCCTGAAATTCACGTTGGCAGCGTGGATCTTATTGATGGTACTCCTGTTCTGGATATCAAGCCCTATATTCCTTATGCAGATTCAATTCCCGACGCCAATGCGGGATGGGCCTCAGAACCGATTCCTCGTTTTGCCGTGCACTTTACCAGTGAAGCTGAAGCGGAAATTGAAAAACGAGACCCCAACGGAGAAAAAAATCTGCGCAGTCTTATCGTCAGTATTTTGGAACTAGATCCGCGCCCGGCATTTCAAAAACGTCAGAACCCTGTTTCTGATCGCGAAACCTGGGGACGACGCTACGGCTTCTATGTTCTGGAACACGATGTAAAATATGAAATTCAAGACGGCCACTTCCTGGTTTACAATTTAGAATAG